One Paraburkholderia sp. IMGN_8 DNA window includes the following coding sequences:
- a CDS encoding pirin family protein — MTIGSHFSAINFDWREFSGAMNPLLMVDHFRMRAPTFGPHPHAGISAVTYVFEDSASPHQNRDSMGNFGPIRPGSLHWMVAGKGVVHDEWPADEQQETHGLQFFVDLPAEKKSIAPYAVNVESEDVPIYIDGRVRVRVVAGQLGSIESPIALPQRLSLLDCFMGEDTALDLTGKLYSSAWAYAVRGDVSFSLNDVSVPLPAGSSLAVGLLDKGSAFTASSQMDSHFVLVSGDPVGKRPT; from the coding sequence ATGACAATTGGGTCGCATTTCTCTGCGATCAACTTTGACTGGCGCGAGTTTTCGGGCGCAATGAACCCGTTGCTCATGGTCGATCATTTCCGCATGCGGGCGCCAACGTTCGGGCCGCATCCGCACGCGGGCATTTCCGCTGTCACTTATGTCTTCGAAGACTCGGCGTCGCCCCATCAAAACCGCGACTCCATGGGAAATTTCGGCCCCATCAGGCCAGGCTCATTGCATTGGATGGTCGCCGGCAAGGGTGTGGTTCACGACGAGTGGCCCGCTGACGAGCAGCAGGAAACTCACGGGCTTCAATTTTTCGTTGACTTGCCGGCGGAAAAGAAGTCGATTGCGCCCTACGCCGTCAACGTCGAATCGGAAGACGTGCCGATTTATATAGACGGCCGGGTCCGTGTCCGCGTTGTCGCCGGTCAACTGGGTTCGATCGAATCACCCATCGCGCTCCCGCAACGCTTGTCGTTGCTCGACTGCTTTATGGGCGAAGACACTGCCTTGGACTTGACCGGAAAGCTCTATTCAAGCGCTTGGGCATATGCGGTCCGCGGGGACGTCAGCTTCAGCTTGAACGATGTAAGCGTTCCGCTGCCGGCTGGAAGCTCACTGGCCGTTGGCTTGCTCGACAAAGGTTCGGCTTTTACGGCATCCAGCCAGATGGATAGTCATTTCGTTTTGGTGAGTGGCGATCCGGTCGGCAAGCGACCGACCTGA
- a CDS encoding porin has protein sequence MCSGKVSRIFRRVIFSSIAGVTVSSGIAPAFGQSSVQLYGLIDEWVGAQSTPSNPRAWILGNGGLSTSYWGLKGSEDLGSAWHAVFTLEGYIRVPSGRYGTFDGDAFFARNAYIGIESPYGTVTAGRLTTPFFISTILFNPFADSYTFSPIVTQALLGIGNFPNFTTDQGAIGPGDWNNAIQYSSPQFGGLSGSAMYALGNSASQPGAKKWSGQVLYFGGAFAATAVVQYQNFNTAPGDLDAMIKGLKSQGVAEVGASYAMKYVKLFGQYLFARNKSSTGDWHVHTGQAGAAVPFGRGEFKVSYAYSRDSGGLNQRRSTFAVGYDYTLSKRTDVYVAYLRDHISNESAGQTYGIGIRSKF, from the coding sequence ATGTGCAGTGGAAAGGTTTCTCGAATTTTCAGGCGAGTCATTTTCTCAAGCATTGCTGGCGTCACCGTATCCTCCGGGATAGCGCCGGCGTTTGGACAGTCGTCCGTTCAGCTTTATGGCTTGATCGACGAATGGGTCGGTGCTCAGTCAACCCCGAGCAACCCGAGGGCATGGATTCTCGGCAACGGTGGGCTGTCGACGTCGTACTGGGGGTTAAAGGGATCAGAGGATCTCGGTAGCGCGTGGCATGCAGTCTTTACCCTTGAGGGTTACATCCGCGTTCCCTCGGGTCGCTACGGCACGTTTGACGGGGATGCCTTTTTCGCAAGAAATGCCTACATCGGTATCGAATCCCCTTATGGTACGGTCACAGCAGGCAGACTCACCACGCCCTTCTTCATCTCGACCATTCTGTTCAATCCGTTCGCGGATTCGTATACCTTCTCGCCGATTGTCACTCAAGCTCTTCTCGGCATCGGAAACTTCCCGAATTTCACCACCGACCAAGGTGCGATTGGCCCGGGCGACTGGAACAATGCGATCCAGTATTCGAGTCCACAATTCGGCGGGCTCAGCGGCAGCGCCATGTATGCCCTCGGTAACTCGGCAAGTCAGCCTGGGGCAAAGAAGTGGAGCGGGCAGGTACTCTACTTCGGCGGCGCTTTTGCGGCGACTGCCGTTGTCCAATACCAGAACTTCAATACGGCACCCGGTGATCTGGACGCCATGATTAAGGGCTTGAAGAGCCAAGGTGTGGCTGAAGTCGGCGCAAGTTACGCGATGAAATACGTGAAGCTGTTCGGGCAGTACCTGTTTGCCAGAAACAAGAGTTCAACGGGAGACTGGCATGTTCATACAGGACAGGCCGGTGCGGCTGTCCCATTTGGTCGCGGAGAATTCAAAGTGTCGTACGCGTATTCGCGCGACAGTGGCGGCTTGAACCAGAGACGCTCGACGTTTGCGGTCGGATACGACTACACGCTCTCCAAGCGCACCGACGTTTATGTAGCCTATTTGCGCGACCACATCAGCAACGAATCTGCCGGCCAGACTTATGGCATCGGCATTCGTTCAAAATTTTAG
- a CDS encoding AraC family transcriptional regulator, with the protein MINSGHLHEGRPATEAGWDYRMVYMPTTGLIGLLKDDGEDFSGTLYFPETVIDDPQTMKLIREAHVCSESNDATQLEKTSRLATAVFQLVQRHGQMPHPMPRPGAIPGAVKRAREYIDAHIAENPSLDIISQAAGMSSFHLLRAFKEAIGVAPHAYLVQRRVEMAKHLLLKGHPLRQVAIAVGYCDQGHLSREFSRFFGVPPGVARQ; encoded by the coding sequence GTGATCAATTCTGGCCACTTGCATGAAGGTCGCCCCGCTACGGAGGCCGGATGGGACTACCGGATGGTGTACATGCCGACAACAGGCCTCATCGGCCTGCTCAAGGACGACGGCGAGGATTTCTCGGGGACGTTGTACTTCCCCGAGACGGTCATCGACGACCCGCAGACAATGAAGCTGATACGGGAGGCGCATGTCTGTTCGGAGTCGAATGACGCCACGCAACTTGAGAAGACGTCGCGCCTCGCGACTGCGGTCTTCCAACTGGTGCAGCGTCACGGGCAGATGCCCCATCCGATGCCACGCCCGGGGGCGATACCGGGAGCAGTCAAACGCGCCCGCGAATATATCGACGCTCACATCGCCGAGAACCCGTCGCTCGACATCATTTCGCAGGCCGCGGGAATGAGTTCCTTCCATTTGCTTCGGGCATTCAAAGAGGCGATCGGCGTAGCGCCTCATGCTTACCTCGTCCAACGGCGCGTGGAGATGGCGAAGCATCTTCTCCTGAAAGGCCACCCGTTGCGGCAGGTCGCAATCGCCGTCGGATATTGCGACCAGGGGCATCTGAGCCGGGAGTTCAGCCGATTTTTTGGTGTTCCGCCTGGCGTCGCGCGCCAGTGA
- a CDS encoding LysR substrate-binding domain-containing protein yields MRPIPPMKALVALEAAMRLGSFTLAAEELSVTPGAVGQQIQKLEEWLGVALFVRQIRQVTPTAEGRAYFARIQPALAEIIHASRRLRERQNKGLRLSMPPSFAAKWFAPRMADLLQAHPGIALSLSTSTTLVDFELDAVDLAIRYFNGADPQLSVQLLCPDEGRVYCSPAYAKKWELKRPEDLRSATLLHNTLHPHWSAWLTRFSNLGEAQIEAIAGIQFDQSLMAIEAAVRAQGVVLTSPILVESELAEGSLVEPFGKALPLPNGYYLVHPDADELQPGVKSLKAWMVEKMAAGSILLDSGQATHR; encoded by the coding sequence ATGAGACCCATCCCGCCCATGAAGGCCTTGGTAGCTCTGGAGGCTGCAATGCGGCTCGGCAGTTTTACTCTAGCTGCCGAAGAGCTGAGCGTGACGCCCGGCGCGGTCGGCCAGCAAATCCAAAAGCTCGAAGAGTGGCTCGGCGTCGCCCTGTTTGTGCGGCAGATAAGGCAGGTGACGCCGACTGCCGAAGGCCGCGCGTATTTCGCGCGGATCCAGCCGGCGCTCGCGGAGATCATCCATGCAAGCCGCCGCTTGCGGGAACGTCAGAACAAAGGCCTGCGGCTTTCGATGCCGCCGAGCTTTGCCGCAAAGTGGTTTGCTCCGCGCATGGCGGACTTGCTGCAGGCGCACCCGGGAATCGCGCTGAGCCTTTCGACGTCCACCACGCTCGTCGATTTCGAACTCGATGCCGTCGATCTCGCGATCCGATATTTCAACGGCGCCGATCCGCAGCTTTCAGTTCAACTGCTTTGCCCCGATGAGGGGCGGGTCTACTGCAGCCCGGCTTACGCGAAGAAGTGGGAATTGAAGCGACCCGAAGACCTTCGATCGGCGACGCTGCTCCACAACACGTTGCATCCGCACTGGTCGGCCTGGTTGACGCGCTTCAGCAATCTTGGCGAAGCGCAGATCGAAGCGATCGCCGGCATTCAATTCGATCAGTCCTTGATGGCAATCGAAGCAGCCGTGCGCGCGCAAGGGGTGGTCCTGACAAGTCCCATCCTCGTGGAGTCCGAGCTTGCTGAAGGGTCGCTTGTCGAACCGTTCGGCAAAGCGCTGCCGCTGCCGAACGGATACTATCTCGTACACCCCGATGCGGACGAACTTCAACCAGGCGTGAAATCGCTGAAAGCGTGGATGGTCGAGAAGATGGCTGCCGGAAGCATTCTCCTGGATTCCGGCCAGGCAACACATCGATGA
- a CDS encoding GntG family PLP-dependent aldolase, with amino-acid sequence MIELRSDTCSQPTQAMRQSMASAAVGDDVYGDDPTVRELEREVAALLGKDDAVYMVTGTMTNQVAIRAHTEPGDAVLFDQSAHVYILEGGAPAAFFGVLPRLLPGVRGVFSPKDVHDALGSPHRFFPSTIQAPVKLLCLENTHNVGGGKIWPIDQLADVCELARSKGIALHLDGARLWHATAATNIPEREYAKHFDTVSVCFSKALGAPIGSALAGPRDFIARARRFKQQIGGGFRQAGIIAAAALYALRNNRERLKEDHEHARLLANGIAGLPGISLDVATVETNIVRFGITSLPAGEFVEKLHARGLYVLPSGADGVRAIPYLNISRQQVLEAVAIIASVAEEHASAAKGSAHEVGVPKGAAY; translated from the coding sequence ATGATTGAACTGCGCAGCGACACCTGTAGCCAGCCCACCCAGGCCATGCGTCAATCGATGGCCTCCGCCGCTGTTGGCGACGACGTGTACGGAGACGATCCGACCGTCAGAGAACTGGAACGCGAAGTTGCGGCTCTTCTGGGAAAGGATGATGCCGTGTACATGGTCACCGGCACCATGACGAACCAGGTCGCGATCCGAGCCCATACGGAGCCAGGCGACGCGGTGTTGTTCGACCAGAGTGCACACGTCTATATCCTCGAGGGCGGCGCGCCTGCTGCATTCTTCGGCGTACTGCCACGCCTTCTTCCTGGCGTCCGAGGTGTGTTCTCTCCCAAAGACGTTCACGATGCGCTGGGTAGTCCACATCGCTTCTTCCCAAGTACGATACAGGCCCCCGTCAAGCTGCTATGCCTGGAGAACACCCACAACGTCGGCGGGGGAAAAATCTGGCCCATTGACCAACTCGCGGATGTTTGCGAACTCGCGCGTTCAAAAGGGATCGCATTGCATCTGGACGGAGCACGCTTGTGGCACGCTACCGCGGCGACCAACATTCCCGAGCGGGAATATGCGAAGCATTTTGATACCGTCAGCGTGTGCTTCTCCAAAGCGCTGGGCGCACCGATCGGATCGGCCCTCGCCGGCCCCCGCGACTTCATCGCCCGGGCACGTCGTTTCAAGCAACAGATCGGCGGCGGATTCCGGCAGGCTGGGATCATTGCCGCCGCCGCGCTCTATGCGCTGCGCAACAATCGCGAGCGCCTGAAAGAGGACCACGAGCACGCACGGCTACTCGCGAACGGGATCGCCGGGCTACCCGGTATCTCGCTAGACGTTGCGACCGTGGAAACCAACATCGTCAGGTTTGGAATCACATCGCTTCCCGCCGGCGAATTCGTGGAAAAGCTGCACGCTAGAGGGCTCTACGTACTGCCGTCCGGCGCGGACGGCGTCCGGGCCATCCCCTATCTCAACATTTCGCGCCAGCAGGTTCTGGAGGCGGTCGCGATCATTGCTTCGGTCGCCGAGGAGCATGCCAGTGCAGCGAAGGGCTCGGCGCACGAGGTTGGCGTCCCGAAGGGAGCTGCGTACTAG
- a CDS encoding DMT family transporter, which translates to MFGFLPILAMALIRDELKWRHLRHAPHFLVMSLLATVVYYYAFAKGAALLLSSVAGMLSGAIPLFSFLAAWALLRLERPTARMIFGILSGFVGVLMIARPWNAHASGVNLLGVFYMVAGSLSVGCSFVYARRFLSGLDLSPLALSTWQIGFALVVLSCVTDFHGMARVTGDTRAALGLVLGLGLTGTGIAYILYYYIVGRLGAVAASSVTYIPPVIALLLGLSIGHEPMRPLDLIAMATILAGVYLLQSRAREKPTGVPQTRSAMGWMRSR; encoded by the coding sequence TTGTTTGGCTTCCTGCCTATCCTGGCAATGGCGCTGATCAGGGACGAGCTGAAATGGCGCCATCTGCGCCACGCACCTCATTTCCTCGTAATGTCGCTGCTTGCCACCGTGGTCTACTACTACGCGTTTGCGAAGGGGGCGGCGCTGCTGCTATCCAGCGTGGCGGGCATGCTAAGCGGAGCGATCCCGCTGTTTTCTTTCCTCGCTGCATGGGCGCTATTGCGCCTGGAACGCCCAACTGCGCGGATGATTTTTGGCATCTTGAGCGGCTTCGTGGGCGTGTTGATGATTGCACGGCCATGGAATGCCCATGCAAGCGGTGTGAATTTGCTCGGAGTCTTTTATATGGTCGCCGGTTCACTCAGCGTCGGATGCTCGTTCGTGTACGCGCGGCGCTTTCTCTCCGGCCTCGACCTCTCACCACTGGCGCTTTCGACATGGCAGATCGGCTTCGCGCTTGTCGTACTGAGTTGCGTCACAGACTTCCACGGCATGGCGCGTGTAACCGGCGACACGCGAGCAGCGCTTGGGCTCGTCCTGGGTCTCGGGCTGACAGGAACGGGGATTGCCTACATCCTGTATTACTACATTGTCGGGCGGCTCGGCGCGGTCGCGGCTTCCAGCGTGACGTATATCCCGCCTGTCATTGCCTTGCTGTTGGGATTGTCGATCGGCCACGAACCGATGCGCCCGCTCGATCTGATCGCGATGGCGACCATTCTCGCGGGGGTCTACCTGCTCCAGAGCCGGGCGCGCGAGAAGCCGACTGGCGTGCCGCAGACTCGATCAGCGATGGGTTGGATGCGGTCGCGTTGA